The following proteins are encoded in a genomic region of Paenibacillus sp. FSL H3-0469:
- a CDS encoding NADPH-dependent FMN reductase: MKLIGIVGTNSNTSTNRKLLQFMRKHFSSQAEIEICEIKHLPAFDEPEDRQAPTEVQALCEQIAAADGVIISTPEYDHTIPAALKSAIEWISYTTRPLINKPVLIVGASHGLLGTSRAQMHLRQILDAPELKARVLPSSEFLLGHSLAAFDESGDLVYANKVQELEEIFEEFQLFVKINQQLVKENHFKTEQSKAFSWESAIWGGERA; the protein is encoded by the coding sequence ATGAAACTAATCGGTATTGTCGGAACGAACTCGAATACTTCGACGAATCGCAAGCTGTTGCAATTTATGCGTAAGCATTTTTCCAGCCAGGCGGAGATTGAGATCTGCGAGATTAAGCACCTCCCTGCTTTTGATGAACCGGAAGATCGTCAGGCGCCCACTGAAGTACAAGCCTTATGCGAGCAGATTGCGGCAGCGGATGGCGTCATTATCTCGACCCCTGAATACGATCATACCATCCCAGCGGCGCTCAAGAGCGCCATAGAATGGATCTCGTATACCACCCGTCCTTTGATTAATAAACCAGTTCTGATCGTGGGTGCTTCCCACGGTTTGCTTGGTACATCTCGCGCCCAGATGCATCTACGTCAGATTCTGGATGCTCCAGAGCTTAAGGCTCGCGTTCTGCCGAGCTCGGAATTTTTGTTGGGACATTCACTTGCCGCTTTTGACGAGTCAGGTGATCTGGTCTACGCAAATAAGGTTCAGGAGCTGGAGGAGATCTTCGAAGAGTTCCAATTGTTCGTGAAGATTAACCAACAGTTGGTTAAAGAGAACCACTTCAAGACAGAGCAAAGCAAAGCATTTAGCTGGGAATCGGCAATCTGGGGAGGCGAACGGGCATGA
- the sigK gene encoding RNA polymerase sporulation sigma factor SigK produces the protein MPGIISTIALLIKELTLLVSYVRNNAFPQPLSEQDESKYLGMMAEGDAKARNLLIEHNLRLVAHIVKKFDNTGEDMEDLISIGTIGLIKAIESYRPNKGTKLATFAARCIENEILMHLRSLKKTRKDVSLHDPIGTDKEGNEITLIDILGSEADDVIKEVDLKIEKSKIYRNLDILDDREKEVVVGRFGLDTGGEERTQREIAKELGISRSYVSRIEKRALMKLYHEFYKVKR, from the coding sequence TTGCCTGGAATCATAAGCACGATTGCGCTGCTGATCAAAGAATTGACGCTGCTGGTATCTTACGTAAGGAACAACGCTTTTCCCCAGCCTCTATCGGAGCAGGATGAGAGCAAATACTTAGGCATGATGGCCGAGGGAGATGCCAAGGCACGGAACCTGCTGATCGAGCATAACCTGCGGCTGGTTGCCCATATAGTGAAGAAATTCGACAACACCGGCGAAGACATGGAGGACCTGATCTCCATCGGCACCATCGGCCTAATCAAGGCCATTGAGAGCTACCGCCCGAACAAGGGCACGAAGCTGGCTACTTTTGCCGCTAGATGTATCGAGAATGAGATCCTGATGCACTTACGCTCACTGAAAAAAACCCGCAAGGATGTATCCCTCCACGATCCGATCGGAACGGATAAGGAAGGCAACGAGATCACCCTGATCGATATCCTCGGCTCGGAAGCGGACGATGTGATTAAAGAGGTCGATCTGAAGATTGAGAAGAGTAAAATCTATCGCAATCTGGATATCTTGGATGACCGGGAGAAGGAAGTCGTGGTCGGCCGCTTCGGCCTAGACACTGGCGGGGAAGAGCGGACGCAGCGGGAGATAGCGAAGGAGCTGGGGATCTCGCGGAGTTATGTGTCGCGGATTGAGAAGAGGGCGCTGATGAAGTTGTATCATGAGTTTTATAAGGTGAAGCGATAG
- a CDS encoding LysR family transcriptional regulator, whose protein sequence is MTTIDSSNILHYLDAILKHGSYTKAAKDLYVSQPYLTQLIKRIEHEIGTEILNRQTSPLQLTEAGKLYYQYLMSLEMAQEQFHKRIAHYSIRDTQTIKLGILSSLGSYLLPLFLPDFMKNYPSIKIEIQEDYSEVNEIRVLNHELDFFIGQNPETLSPNLNVVSWGPHGYYAVVTEDSPLYDINPKTLEESHANLKLLLQSPLVLTKKGSSIRRQLDHLFQKYKIKPTVILESTNIFTTLELAKKGVGIAFVPYSICMSEVPQGYRLLPLSLDLLSLDYFIAYSKNKPLSSVEQDLIALFTTDVPCMHAEHP, encoded by the coding sequence ATGACTACGATTGATTCTTCCAATATCCTTCATTATCTTGACGCGATTCTCAAGCACGGAAGCTATACTAAGGCCGCCAAGGACCTGTATGTTTCGCAACCTTACCTCACGCAGCTTATCAAGCGAATCGAGCATGAAATCGGCACAGAAATTTTGAATCGACAGACCTCTCCCTTGCAACTAACTGAGGCAGGCAAGCTGTACTATCAGTATCTGATGTCCCTCGAAATGGCACAGGAACAATTCCACAAACGAATCGCTCACTATTCCATAAGAGACACCCAGACGATCAAGCTCGGTATCTTGTCCAGCTTAGGTTCGTATTTATTGCCTTTGTTTTTGCCCGATTTCATGAAAAATTACCCGTCTATTAAGATCGAGATTCAAGAGGATTACTCCGAGGTCAATGAAATCCGCGTGTTGAACCATGAACTGGATTTTTTTATCGGACAAAATCCAGAGACCCTCTCGCCCAATCTGAATGTTGTCTCATGGGGGCCTCACGGTTATTATGCGGTGGTGACAGAGGACTCCCCGTTGTATGACATTAATCCGAAGACGTTAGAGGAGAGCCATGCCAATCTGAAGCTGCTGCTGCAAAGTCCCCTTGTGCTGACCAAAAAAGGTTCTTCGATTCGCCGGCAGCTTGATCACCTGTTTCAGAAGTATAAGATCAAGCCAACTGTTATATTGGAAAGCACGAATATTTTCACCACGCTGGAGTTAGCCAAGAAAGGCGTTGGTATCGCATTCGTCCCCTATAGTATCTGCATGTCGGAAGTCCCTCAGGGCTACCGCCTGTTGCCCTTATCACTGGATTTGTTGTCGCTCGATTATTTTATTGCCTATTCCAAAAACAAACCTCTATCTTCGGTGGAACAAGATTTGATCGCACTCTTTACTACAGATGTTCCATGTATGCACGCAGAGCATCCGTAA
- a CDS encoding transposase, producing the protein MPLHSFVISKIENWTYHENEDTWTCPTGQTLEIHREHKGTLSSGYEIHKRHYRSRSCEGCPLKDRCTKATGNREVVVSLERLRYQHQARELLRSEEGYTLAVRRMIEPESVFGQLKNNRGFRHFLLLGLSKVTLEVG; encoded by the coding sequence TTGCCCTTACATTCCTTCGTCATCTCTAAGATCGAGAACTGGACATATCACGAAAATGAGGATACATGGACCTGTCCGACCGGTCAAACCCTGGAGATTCATAGAGAACACAAGGGAACCTTATCGAGTGGATACGAAATTCACAAACGACATTATCGAAGTCGCTCCTGCGAAGGGTGCCCTCTGAAGGATCGCTGTACGAAAGCAACAGGAAACCGAGAGGTGGTCGTTAGTCTGGAACGACTAAGATACCAACACCAAGCACGGGAACTGCTTCGAAGCGAGGAAGGGTATACCTTAGCCGTCCGCCGAATGATTGAGCCAGAAAGTGTGTTTGGGCAACTGAAAAATAACCGGGGATTCCGGCATTTTCTGCTTCTAGGGCTGTCCAAAGTGACCCTTGAGGTCGGGTAG
- a CDS encoding flavocytochrome c produces the protein MKFVGIAGTNASKSYNRKLLEFMKSHFSEKVDIEILELKGVPMFNESDDQSQSPIIQNFNTKITEADGVIIATPEHNHSVPSALKSILEWLSWNLHPFDGKPVMVVGAAYDVQGSSRAQLHLRQILDAPGVNASVMPGSEFLLGRANEAFDEAGKIKSERTVDFLESCFHRFMRFAKIANLLNVPEDVSFEPGTYEVKAVGHNGDLPMIVEMSSTRIEKIDIDTTGESQGIADVVFTRIPSQIIEGQTLNVDILSGASVTSNGVIDGVAKAVKMAGANPDVLKKRPKAPSAINHGDEEYTADVVVVGAGGAGLAAAASVLQQGKKVIIVEKFPAIGGNTVRTGGPMNAADPEWQRKFAAIPGEGHTIEELAATPEEQVDAEYLADFRIFKHQVADYLRDTKEGKEFLFDSAIFHRMQTYFGGKRNDLQGYSIYGQYDLVKVLTDQALASVKWLEELGVEFDYNEVTMPVGALWRRGHKPVKHEGYAFVAALEQFVCAQGGQILTDTPVKRLIIEADGRVSGVIGTGVAGQTVTVHAPAVVLASGGFGANTQMLKQYNTYWSEIDDDIKTSNSPAITGDGILLGQSAGADLVGMGFSQMMPVSDPQTGALFSGLQVPPQNFVMVNQQGKRFVNEYGSRDQLSIAAINNGGLFYLIADDKIKETAYNTNQAKIDKQVERGTLFRADTLEELARQIHIDPTTLVDTIAMYNSYVDQGHDPEFGKNAFDLKVAVAPFYATPRKPAVHHTMGGLKIDTQTHVLRESGQIIPGLYAAGEVAGGIHAGNRLGGNSLTDIFTFGRIAGRTAVEEQAVLWS, from the coding sequence ATGAAATTTGTCGGAATTGCAGGAACCAACGCGTCGAAGTCTTATAATCGGAAGCTACTGGAATTTATGAAGTCTCATTTTAGCGAAAAAGTGGACATTGAAATTCTGGAACTGAAGGGTGTCCCGATGTTTAATGAGTCGGACGATCAATCGCAGAGTCCGATTATTCAGAACTTTAATACGAAGATTACGGAAGCGGATGGCGTTATTATCGCTACACCGGAACATAATCACTCGGTCCCCTCCGCGCTGAAAAGTATTCTGGAATGGTTATCTTGGAATCTTCACCCGTTCGATGGCAAACCGGTCATGGTTGTCGGTGCGGCGTATGATGTGCAGGGGTCCTCCCGTGCACAACTACATCTGCGTCAGATTCTAGATGCACCCGGTGTCAATGCTAGCGTGATGCCTGGCTCGGAGTTCCTGTTGGGCCGTGCGAATGAAGCCTTTGATGAAGCGGGGAAGATCAAGTCGGAGCGGACGGTTGATTTCTTGGAGAGTTGCTTCCATCGCTTTATGCGTTTTGCCAAAATCGCTAATCTGCTGAATGTCCCTGAAGACGTTAGCTTTGAACCGGGAACCTATGAAGTAAAGGCGGTCGGACACAACGGTGATCTGCCGATGATCGTTGAGATGAGTTCGACTCGTATAGAGAAGATCGACATCGATACGACGGGCGAATCACAGGGGATTGCGGATGTGGTATTTACCCGGATTCCGAGTCAGATCATCGAAGGACAGACGCTGAACGTGGATATTTTGTCCGGCGCATCCGTCACTAGCAATGGGGTTATCGACGGAGTAGCGAAGGCGGTCAAGATGGCAGGCGCCAACCCGGATGTATTAAAAAAACGGCCAAAAGCACCGAGTGCGATCAATCACGGCGACGAAGAGTATACAGCGGACGTTGTGGTCGTTGGTGCGGGTGGTGCGGGACTCGCAGCAGCAGCCAGCGTGCTTCAGCAGGGCAAGAAGGTTATCATCGTCGAGAAGTTCCCAGCCATAGGTGGTAATACGGTACGAACAGGTGGTCCAATGAACGCTGCCGATCCAGAGTGGCAACGTAAATTTGCGGCGATTCCGGGTGAAGGTCATACGATTGAAGAGCTGGCAGCAACCCCGGAAGAACAGGTGGATGCCGAGTATCTGGCGGACTTCCGTATCTTCAAACATCAGGTGGCTGATTATCTCCGCGATACGAAAGAGGGCAAAGAATTCTTGTTCGACTCCGCGATCTTCCACCGGATGCAGACCTATTTCGGCGGCAAACGGAACGACCTTCAGGGGTATTCCATTTACGGGCAATATGATCTGGTCAAGGTATTAACCGATCAGGCGCTAGCCTCCGTTAAATGGTTGGAGGAACTGGGTGTCGAATTTGACTATAACGAAGTGACCATGCCGGTAGGAGCGTTGTGGCGCCGTGGACATAAACCAGTGAAGCATGAAGGCTATGCCTTCGTAGCGGCTTTAGAGCAATTTGTCTGTGCACAGGGTGGTCAGATCCTCACCGATACTCCGGTGAAGCGACTGATTATCGAAGCAGACGGCCGAGTTAGCGGCGTAATTGGTACCGGAGTAGCCGGGCAAACGGTAACGGTTCATGCGCCGGCGGTGGTGCTGGCTTCCGGTGGCTTTGGGGCCAATACGCAGATGCTGAAGCAGTACAATACGTACTGGAGCGAGATCGATGACGACATCAAGACCTCGAATTCTCCGGCGATTACCGGCGATGGTATTCTGCTGGGACAAAGTGCGGGCGCTGATCTGGTCGGCATGGGCTTCTCGCAGATGATGCCAGTGTCCGATCCGCAGACGGGCGCCTTGTTTAGCGGGTTGCAAGTGCCGCCACAGAACTTTGTCATGGTCAATCAGCAGGGCAAACGTTTCGTCAACGAATATGGTAGCCGCGATCAGTTGTCGATAGCAGCAATCAATAACGGAGGCCTGTTCTATCTGATTGCGGATGACAAGATCAAGGAGACGGCCTATAACACAAATCAAGCGAAGATCGATAAGCAGGTGGAGCGAGGCACGCTATTCAGAGCGGACACACTGGAGGAGCTGGCCCGGCAAATTCATATCGATCCGACTACGCTAGTGGATACGATCGCGATGTACAACTCTTACGTTGATCAGGGACATGATCCGGAATTTGGTAAAAATGCGTTCGATCTTAAGGTTGCAGTGGCTCCGTTCTATGCGACACCTCGTAAGCCAGCTGTTCACCATACGATGGGCGGACTCAAGATTGATACACAGACGCATGTTCTTCGCGAATCTGGCCAGATCATCCCGGGGTTGTACGCAGCCGGTGAGGTGGCAGGCGGTATCCATGCCGGTAACCGTCTGGGTGGTAACTCGCTCACCGACATTTTCACATTCGGCCGAATTGCCGGACGGACAGCTGTTGAGGAGCAGGCTGTTTTGTGGAGCTGA
- a CDS encoding FAD:protein FMN transferase, with protein MEKKMIQLMGTVITMAVHHQNAAALLADAEQQLIDYEQRFSANNPSSALMQINNQAGKSPVIVDTDLFELIAIGKRESLVADSLLNIAIGPLVKAWKIGFAGAQHPPEAVIAECRQLIDPHHIQLDEERKTVFLEKERMEVDLGALAKGYFADRIVEVFKRQGASAGFIDLGGNVLTFGENPASEDGLWRVGIQNPKLPRGNYALVLKLKNQSIVTSGVYERKLEVAGRKYHHIFDGQTGYPVQSDVASLTIVSEQSLEGEIGSTRLFGKRAAEIIRTLNSTAEIEGIVITEHNELAVTDALRAYMEHL; from the coding sequence ATGGAAAAGAAAATGATACAGCTCATGGGAACGGTTATTACGATGGCCGTTCATCATCAGAATGCAGCGGCGCTCTTGGCGGATGCGGAGCAGCAGCTGATTGACTACGAGCAGCGCTTCAGTGCGAATAATCCGAGCTCGGCGCTCATGCAGATTAATAACCAAGCCGGGAAGAGTCCCGTAATTGTCGATACGGATCTGTTCGAGCTGATTGCAATCGGGAAGAGGGAGAGTCTCGTAGCAGACAGTCTGCTGAACATCGCGATTGGTCCCTTAGTCAAGGCGTGGAAGATCGGGTTTGCAGGGGCGCAGCATCCTCCGGAAGCGGTCATTGCGGAGTGTCGGCAGCTTATCGATCCGCATCATATTCAATTGGATGAGGAACGGAAGACTGTTTTCCTGGAAAAGGAAAGGATGGAGGTTGATCTGGGTGCGCTGGCCAAAGGGTACTTTGCAGATCGAATTGTGGAGGTATTCAAGCGTCAGGGGGCGAGCGCAGGGTTCATCGATCTAGGTGGGAATGTGCTGACTTTTGGTGAGAACCCGGCGTCTGAAGACGGGTTATGGCGGGTCGGGATTCAGAATCCAAAGCTACCGCGAGGGAATTATGCGTTGGTCTTGAAATTGAAGAACCAATCCATTGTGACTTCTGGCGTGTATGAGCGGAAGTTGGAGGTTGCGGGCCGGAAGTACCATCATATTTTTGACGGACAAACGGGGTACCCGGTACAGAGCGATGTAGCAAGCTTGACGATTGTATCGGAGCAGTCATTGGAGGGAGAGATTGGTTCTACCCGTCTATTTGGCAAGCGTGCGGCCGAAATCATTCGTACGCTGAATTCGACCGCTGAGATTGAGGGTATCGTGATCACGGAACATAACGAGCTGGCTGTTACGGATGCTCTGCGTGCATACATGGAACATCTGTAG
- a CDS encoding efflux RND transporter periplasmic adaptor subunit — protein sequence MNVKKTLGLSAAVIVTAGIVVYSLWPDKNKQDSPPAAQTTVVTKGDISVTVKGSGTVKATNTTIVYARDTGNVAKVLVKENEQVKKGQILLTYEGANVASNVRIQQNTLKQSQNDLLEKQDQYKKLIMDGAALTDIDAAKLAIERTKDTITATLTELAALRKDHIPPASLTAPMDGTVTKISSSSGGMVTKGAEVFSITDYKHLSATIKIDELDIPKIKPGMSAAIKMDALPAKAYPAKVTRIADEGTVTNGVSVFEVTLLLTDSTGARAGMSAQGVVTIEEKNQVLLLPVESVTQKDKKYYVQVQDSVPQQTPSPKGSSATGSPATPPPVQLKPVTVGVHDESRIEIVNGLREGEQVIVPTIIAANNTPAPAAPGIFDMGGDEGGFDNSGGGGDGGGPQ from the coding sequence ATGAACGTCAAAAAAACCTTAGGGCTGTCAGCCGCAGTCATTGTCACTGCTGGAATTGTTGTCTATAGCTTGTGGCCGGATAAGAACAAGCAGGATAGCCCTCCTGCCGCTCAGACTACTGTAGTGACCAAGGGCGATATATCTGTAACCGTCAAAGGCTCCGGCACCGTGAAGGCCACGAATACTACGATCGTATATGCCAGGGACACAGGAAATGTAGCCAAGGTTCTCGTTAAAGAGAATGAACAAGTCAAGAAGGGTCAGATCCTGCTGACTTATGAGGGAGCCAATGTAGCCAGTAACGTAAGAATCCAGCAGAATACGCTCAAGCAATCGCAGAATGACCTGCTGGAGAAACAAGACCAGTACAAGAAGCTAATCATGGACGGTGCTGCTTTAACCGATATTGATGCGGCGAAGCTGGCCATCGAGAGAACCAAGGATACCATTACAGCCACATTGACCGAGCTTGCAGCACTCCGGAAGGATCATATCCCGCCCGCTTCCCTGACAGCGCCGATGGATGGAACGGTGACCAAGATCAGCAGTTCCTCAGGCGGGATGGTAACAAAAGGAGCTGAGGTCTTTTCCATAACGGACTACAAGCACTTAAGCGCTACGATTAAAATTGACGAGCTGGACATCCCCAAGATTAAGCCAGGGATGTCAGCAGCCATTAAAATGGATGCCCTGCCCGCTAAGGCCTACCCGGCCAAGGTCACGCGGATTGCGGATGAAGGAACGGTGACTAATGGCGTTTCCGTCTTTGAAGTGACTCTTCTGCTCACGGACTCGACCGGAGCCAGAGCGGGTATGTCAGCACAAGGAGTCGTTACCATTGAAGAAAAGAACCAAGTACTGCTGCTTCCCGTCGAGTCTGTGACTCAAAAGGATAAAAAGTATTATGTTCAAGTGCAGGACTCCGTCCCGCAGCAGACCCCTTCGCCCAAGGGCAGCTCTGCCACAGGAAGCCCTGCCACACCCCCGCCCGTTCAGCTGAAGCCTGTCACTGTAGGTGTGCATGATGAGAGCCGGATCGAAATCGTCAATGGTCTGCGCGAAGGAGAACAAGTAATTGTCCCAACCATCATCGCAGCCAACAACACACCTGCTCCCGCAGCCCCGGGTATATTCGATATGGGCGGTGACGAGGGCGGCTTCGACAACAGCGGTGGCGGCGGTGACGGAGGAGGGCCACAATGA
- a CDS encoding protein phosphatase 2C domain-containing protein, whose protein sequence is MEQTWDKFSWVGSEELYLDHPATSRMNRMIIGRYGGNTAAGADKNEDGVYVLSQPDGGWEFAMLLDAHHTAESAELLVRTINGEAGEIIRLLSLPVQQAFRELEAFLLSIFHSEPFLLQCRQVTGETACLICVRMENYLWWFSVGDNSLYLLHPELAARGQYALGQRNYYEWIGYVNTFAQPVPCYSSGIRELRQGRNVIVMTTDGLLEVGARLLEDPRRLYEAFTGKEDLEECVAEVLTSVHEQLGRDSATVVAWSFDNGKAGAMPSD, encoded by the coding sequence ATGGAACAGACATGGGATAAATTCAGCTGGGTAGGCAGTGAGGAGTTGTATCTGGATCATCCGGCAACATCGAGAATGAACAGGATGATTATCGGCCGGTACGGCGGGAATACAGCGGCAGGTGCCGATAAGAATGAAGATGGTGTATATGTATTAAGCCAGCCGGACGGCGGCTGGGAGTTCGCGATGCTCCTGGATGCGCACCATACGGCGGAAAGTGCTGAACTGCTGGTCCGCACGATCAACGGTGAGGCAGGTGAAATCATCAGGCTGCTGTCGCTGCCGGTTCAGCAGGCGTTCCGGGAACTGGAGGCTTTTCTGCTGTCTATTTTCCATTCGGAGCCGTTCTTGCTACAGTGCCGGCAGGTAACAGGGGAGACCGCATGCCTGATCTGTGTCCGGATGGAGAATTATCTCTGGTGGTTCTCGGTGGGGGATAATTCGCTGTATCTGCTGCATCCCGAGCTGGCGGCCCGCGGGCAGTATGCGCTGGGCCAGCGCAATTACTACGAGTGGATTGGCTACGTCAACACCTTCGCCCAGCCCGTCCCTTGTTACTCCTCCGGCATCCGCGAGCTGCGGCAGGGACGCAACGTGATCGTGATGACCACGGACGGTCTGCTGGAGGTGGGGGCACGGCTGCTGGAGGACCCGCGCAGGCTTTATGAAGCTTTTACGGGTAAAGAGGATCTGGAGGAATGTGTGGCCGAAGTATTGACGAGTGTCCATGAACAGCTTGGGCGGGACAGCGCAACGGTGGTGGCTTGGAGCTTTGATAATGGCAAGGCGGGTGCGATGCCGAGTGATTAG